The following proteins come from a genomic window of Corallococcus sp. NCRR:
- a CDS encoding zinc ribbon domain-containing protein, whose amino-acid sequence MSGRFPPPGAPALNCPGCNRKVAEDTAICPHCDHIIDESFLGGAGDAGDSGGEDESTGVRPPPRSRPPPARAAPEPRARPAPARARTGARPAAPPPSDDATNVRSMDDIAREKAQRAAAPARGGGAAKAARAPAPRRAPAPAPVEEDEDDVGDAVADPWSREARELESPRSPIDDPEVLLDDARSFLRELQGGDRIAFWGATLVVLSCFMPWKETAADGDFLGLISLGFVSFIFAVATMVFVGLRAREVMTWVNPMLPWGAQMVCSVVTLIWSLVFLKLSSDTTLVPSPLGNAEMMNSSPSIGCFLGILGGVIAVLGTLMGLKRQE is encoded by the coding sequence ATGTCGGGCCGTTTCCCCCCTCCCGGAGCACCGGCCCTGAACTGCCCAGGCTGCAATCGCAAGGTCGCGGAAGACACCGCCATCTGCCCCCACTGCGACCACATCATCGACGAGTCCTTCCTTGGGGGAGCCGGGGATGCGGGGGACTCCGGCGGCGAGGACGAGAGCACCGGCGTCCGGCCTCCGCCGCGCTCGCGGCCCCCTCCGGCCCGCGCCGCTCCGGAGCCTCGTGCGCGCCCCGCTCCGGCCCGCGCCAGGACGGGCGCCCGCCCCGCCGCGCCGCCGCCGAGCGACGACGCCACCAACGTGCGGAGCATGGACGACATCGCCCGGGAGAAGGCCCAGCGCGCCGCGGCTCCCGCCCGGGGCGGTGGCGCCGCCAAGGCCGCTCGCGCCCCGGCTCCCCGCCGCGCCCCGGCGCCCGCTCCTGTCGAGGAGGATGAGGACGACGTGGGCGACGCGGTGGCGGACCCCTGGTCCCGCGAGGCCCGGGAGCTGGAGTCGCCCCGCTCCCCCATCGACGATCCGGAGGTCCTGCTGGATGACGCGCGCTCGTTCCTGCGCGAGCTGCAAGGCGGCGACCGCATCGCGTTCTGGGGCGCGACGCTGGTGGTGCTCTCCTGCTTCATGCCCTGGAAGGAGACGGCGGCGGACGGCGACTTCCTGGGCCTCATCAGCCTGGGGTTCGTGTCCTTCATCTTCGCCGTGGCGACCATGGTCTTCGTGGGCCTGCGGGCGCGTGAGGTGATGACCTGGGTGAACCCCATGCTGCCGTGGGGCGCGCAGATGGTCTGCAGCGTGGTGACCCTCATCTGGTCGCTGGTGTTCCTGAAGCTGTCCTCGGACACCACGCTCGTGCCGTCGCCGCTGGGCAACGCGGAGATGATGAACTCGTCACCGAGCATCGGCTGCTTCCTGGGCATCCTCGGCGGCGTCATCGCGGTGCTGGGCACCTTGATGGGCCTGAAGCGCCAGGAGTAG
- a CDS encoding DUF72 domain-containing protein → MSAPRRPAQFDLFTGAVEEPPASSRRRTQPVGPAEPSDSLRLLGEQLPRGVYLGTSSWTFPGWNGLVYDHEASTTQLAREGLAAYAHHPVLRTVGIDRTFYAPVPATTFAEYAQQVPDGFRFLVKAHEACTLARFPVHERYGAHRGQVNDRFLQAAYAVDHVVAPFLEGLGDKAGPLVFQFPPQDPAALGGAGRFVERLHAFFSALPKGPLYAVEVRNEELLTEGFAQALADTGVSPVLAVWAHMPPVARQAKLTRAFEARAVVVRWMLPPNLGYEEAYARYAPFNRLVDEDMGTRDVLARVCMAAVRRDRPVFVTINNKAEGSAPLSAVRLAERVVSHKEEGGQRGAVHAT, encoded by the coding sequence ATGAGCGCACCGCGACGACCCGCGCAGTTCGACCTCTTCACCGGCGCGGTGGAGGAGCCCCCGGCGTCATCGCGGCGCAGGACCCAGCCGGTGGGGCCCGCCGAACCCTCCGACAGCCTGCGCCTGCTGGGCGAGCAGCTCCCACGCGGCGTCTACCTGGGCACGTCGTCGTGGACCTTCCCGGGGTGGAACGGGCTCGTCTACGACCATGAAGCCAGCACGACCCAGCTGGCGCGCGAGGGCCTGGCCGCCTACGCGCACCACCCGGTGCTGCGCACGGTGGGCATCGACCGGACCTTCTACGCGCCGGTGCCGGCCACCACCTTCGCCGAGTACGCCCAGCAGGTGCCGGACGGCTTCCGCTTCCTGGTGAAGGCGCACGAGGCCTGCACGCTGGCGCGCTTTCCCGTGCACGAGCGGTACGGCGCGCACCGGGGGCAGGTGAATGACCGCTTCCTCCAGGCGGCCTACGCCGTGGACCACGTGGTGGCGCCCTTCCTGGAGGGGCTCGGCGACAAGGCCGGGCCGCTCGTCTTCCAGTTCCCGCCGCAGGACCCCGCGGCGCTCGGCGGCGCGGGCCGCTTCGTGGAGCGGCTGCACGCGTTCTTCTCGGCGCTGCCCAAAGGGCCGCTGTACGCGGTGGAGGTGCGCAACGAGGAGCTGCTCACGGAAGGCTTCGCCCAGGCGCTCGCGGACACGGGCGTGAGCCCGGTGCTCGCGGTGTGGGCCCACATGCCGCCCGTCGCGCGGCAGGCGAAGCTCACGCGCGCCTTCGAGGCCCGCGCCGTGGTGGTGCGCTGGATGCTGCCGCCGAACCTGGGCTACGAGGAGGCCTACGCCCGCTACGCGCCCTTCAACCGGCTGGTGGACGAGGACATGGGCACCCGCGACGTGCTGGCCCGCGTGTGCATGGCCGCGGTGCGGCGCGACCGCCCCGTCTTCGTGACCATCAACAACAAGGCGGAAGGCAGCGCCCCCCTGTCCGCCGTCCGGCTCGCCGAACGCGTCGTGTCACACAAGGAGGAGGGCGGCCAGCGAGGCGCCGTTCACGCAACATGA
- a CDS encoding SNF2-related protein, translating into MAEVARGLKLEVEADAAAIAARAAEELVEAGLTPFHERLLAEELLARSGDTQQRLANALAEAKVDLNPHQVEAAMFALDTLSRGGCMLADEVGLGKTIEAGLVVAQLMAEGKNRILILAPAVLRAQWNAELREKFDLDSVLVDGRDVKKHNNCFDQPFPVICSHPFAANKSALVSEIPWDLVIIDEAHRLRNAHRPNNKTGQALRASLAGRPKLLLTATPLQNDLMELFGLMSLLDEQILGPEHAFRSRYRADEGGGMTEAAACELKERLAPVVQRTLRRQVREYVRYTNRRSIVEDFHPSPQEHDLYEKVSEYLQRSEAAAIEPGKKTLLTLCYRKLLASSTFAIAPTLRRLSENLEKRLTAARLGQQALSLFEPEEARQFVEEGEEWSDDPAKAPQVRTLEQEVWELRQYADLADSIRINAKGEALKRALDRTFAVMRTHSWPEKALIFTESKRTQQYLFNLLSEHGYKDKISLLSGDAGGTPEERRALVEEFRHKTQILICTEAGAEGLNLQFCNLVVNYDLPWNPQRVEQRIGRCHRYGQQRDVLVVNFLNRQNAADARLFELLEKKLNLFDGVFGASDEILGALESGVDFERRVLDIYQSCRDPKDINVAFDKLREELEGSINQRMTSMRSVVLERFDGDVRRRLRVAGDAAKEVVAKRQQEAKALTGSVLGSRTSGRLQVAKAAYAVRDRTQDTVSYLQLDAAGLPSRLARLAGSEGWWFVYKFETTGLKPEEKLVHLVLVKDRDGGFRALPLTDGVHFTKLDAKEEKRRQPAPVSVQLMQEQSLMTAKDELIRAAERRNALELDKAKERADRYVEDCLMESREVVESARQAWFDARKEVSGIEDVAERAKARAHSDRLERDYRRKLASLRNEEEKRYASKDRQMAELANKARVTEKRTLIASAYFWLS; encoded by the coding sequence TTGGCGGAGGTCGCGAGGGGTTTGAAGCTGGAAGTGGAGGCGGACGCCGCGGCCATCGCGGCCCGTGCCGCGGAGGAGCTCGTGGAGGCGGGGCTGACGCCCTTCCACGAGCGGCTCCTCGCAGAGGAACTGCTCGCGCGCAGCGGTGACACGCAGCAGCGGCTGGCGAACGCGCTGGCCGAGGCGAAGGTGGACCTCAACCCCCACCAGGTCGAAGCCGCGATGTTCGCGCTGGACACGCTGTCGCGCGGCGGCTGCATGCTCGCGGACGAGGTGGGCCTGGGGAAGACCATCGAGGCGGGCCTCGTCGTCGCCCAGCTCATGGCGGAGGGCAAGAACCGCATCCTCATCCTGGCCCCCGCCGTGCTGCGCGCTCAGTGGAACGCGGAGCTGCGCGAGAAGTTCGACCTGGACAGCGTCCTCGTCGACGGCCGCGACGTGAAGAAGCACAACAACTGCTTCGACCAGCCCTTCCCCGTCATCTGCTCGCACCCGTTCGCCGCGAACAAGTCCGCGCTCGTGTCGGAGATCCCCTGGGACCTGGTCATCATCGACGAGGCCCACCGCCTGCGGAACGCGCACCGCCCGAACAACAAGACGGGCCAGGCGCTGCGCGCATCGCTGGCGGGCCGCCCCAAGCTGCTGCTCACCGCCACCCCGCTCCAGAACGACCTGATGGAGCTGTTCGGCCTGATGTCACTGCTGGACGAGCAGATCCTGGGCCCCGAGCACGCCTTCCGCAGCCGCTACCGCGCCGACGAGGGCGGCGGCATGACGGAGGCCGCCGCGTGCGAGCTCAAGGAGCGGCTGGCCCCGGTGGTGCAGCGCACGCTGCGCCGTCAGGTACGCGAGTACGTCCGCTACACCAACCGCCGCAGCATCGTGGAGGACTTCCACCCGTCCCCCCAGGAGCACGACCTCTACGAGAAGGTCAGCGAGTACCTGCAGCGTTCGGAGGCCGCGGCCATCGAGCCGGGCAAGAAGACGCTCCTGACGCTGTGCTACCGCAAGCTCCTGGCCTCCTCCACGTTCGCCATCGCGCCCACGCTGCGGCGGCTGTCGGAGAACCTGGAGAAGCGCCTGACGGCCGCGCGGCTGGGACAGCAGGCCCTGTCGCTCTTCGAGCCGGAAGAGGCCAGGCAGTTCGTGGAGGAAGGCGAGGAGTGGTCCGACGACCCCGCCAAGGCGCCCCAGGTCCGCACGCTGGAGCAGGAGGTCTGGGAGCTGCGCCAGTACGCGGACCTCGCGGACTCCATCCGCATCAACGCCAAGGGTGAGGCGCTCAAGCGCGCGCTGGACCGCACCTTCGCGGTGATGCGCACGCACTCCTGGCCGGAGAAGGCGCTCATCTTCACGGAGTCCAAGCGCACGCAGCAGTACCTCTTCAACCTGCTGTCGGAGCACGGCTACAAGGACAAGATTTCGCTGCTGTCCGGTGACGCCGGCGGCACCCCCGAGGAGCGCCGGGCGCTGGTGGAGGAGTTCCGCCACAAGACGCAGATCCTCATCTGCACGGAAGCGGGCGCGGAGGGGCTCAACCTCCAGTTCTGCAACCTGGTGGTGAACTACGACCTGCCGTGGAACCCGCAGCGCGTGGAGCAGCGAATCGGCCGGTGCCACCGCTACGGCCAGCAGCGCGACGTGCTGGTGGTGAACTTCCTCAACCGGCAGAACGCGGCGGACGCGCGCCTGTTCGAGCTCCTGGAGAAGAAGCTCAACCTCTTCGACGGCGTGTTCGGCGCGTCCGACGAGATCCTGGGCGCGCTGGAGAGCGGCGTCGACTTCGAGCGCCGCGTGCTGGACATCTACCAGTCCTGCCGCGACCCGAAGGACATCAACGTCGCCTTCGACAAGCTGCGCGAGGAGCTGGAGGGCAGCATCAACCAGCGCATGACGTCCATGCGCTCGGTGGTGCTGGAGCGCTTCGACGGCGACGTGCGCCGCCGCCTGCGCGTGGCGGGAGACGCAGCCAAGGAGGTCGTGGCCAAACGCCAGCAGGAGGCGAAGGCGCTCACCGGCTCCGTGCTGGGCAGCCGCACCTCCGGACGGCTCCAGGTGGCCAAGGCCGCCTACGCGGTGCGCGACCGCACCCAGGACACCGTCAGCTACCTGCAACTGGACGCGGCGGGGCTCCCCTCGCGGCTGGCGCGGCTGGCTGGCAGCGAGGGCTGGTGGTTCGTCTACAAGTTCGAGACGACGGGCCTCAAGCCGGAGGAGAAGCTGGTCCACCTGGTGCTGGTGAAGGACCGGGACGGCGGCTTCCGCGCCCTGCCGCTGACGGACGGTGTCCACTTCACGAAGCTCGACGCCAAGGAAGAGAAGCGCCGGCAGCCCGCGCCGGTGTCGGTCCAGCTCATGCAAGAGCAGTCGCTCATGACCGCCAAGGATGAGCTGATCCGGGCCGCGGAACGGCGCAACGCGTTGGAGCTGGACAAGGCCAAGGAGCGCGCGGACCGCTACGTCGAGGACTGCCTGATGGAGTCGCGAGAGGTGGTGGAGTCCGCCCGCCAGGCGTGGTTCGACGCGCGCAAGGAGGTGTCCGGCATCGAGGACGTCGCGGAGCGCGCGAAGGCCCGGGCGCACTCGGACCGGCTGGAGCGTGACTACCGCCGCAAGCTGGCGTCGCTGCGCAACGAGGAGGAGAAGCGCTACGCCTCCAAGGACCGTCAGATGGCGGAGCTGGCGAACAAGGCGCGCGTGACGGAGAAGCGCACGCTCATCGCCTCCGCATACTTCTGGCTGTCCTGA
- a CDS encoding Smr/MutS family protein, protein MSRRKPPPPLPPEGPEPPPHELEAVEIPVDGNLDLHLFQPREVKDLVTEYLWACRQKGVLDVRIIHGKGTGALRRTVQSLLPTLPEVEGFQTASEADGGWGATWVRLKPL, encoded by the coding sequence GTGTCACGCCGAAAGCCACCCCCGCCCCTGCCACCGGAGGGGCCGGAGCCGCCGCCCCATGAGCTGGAGGCGGTAGAAATTCCGGTCGATGGGAACCTCGACCTGCATCTCTTCCAGCCTCGCGAGGTGAAGGACCTCGTCACCGAGTACCTCTGGGCCTGCCGCCAGAAGGGCGTGCTCGACGTGCGCATCATCCACGGCAAGGGCACGGGCGCGCTGAGGCGCACCGTGCAGTCCCTGCTGCCCACGCTGCCGGAGGTGGAAGGCTTCCAGACAGCCTCCGAGGCGGACGGAGGCTGGGGCGCGACCTGGGTGCGGCTCAAGCCCCTGTGA
- a CDS encoding DUF58 domain-containing protein, which translates to MSPGRPVPSGLAVALFAGALVPAALAVASPAFGWLALAVDVAVLLLCAVDFLRAPRAHDVDARREVEPILSSGVDNTVRWELRSRTDRPVRGELRDEPPLDVESHGHRQPFTLEPKDAARLTYRVHPPSRGDARFGDVNLRLMGPLGLCSRQVRLPAGQDVKVYPDLRALSREALTLARAAEAVSARTLLRKSVEGREFESLREYRPGDDYRHIDWKSSARHGHTLVRTWQPERNQPVLLLLDCGRHMAGRVQGRRKLDHAVDAALRLARVSLDAGDVVGVLAFASDVRAFLPPRKGAEHLRLITESLYRAEAGLEESDYGRAFDFAFARQTRRALVVLFTDLVDPDASSALLTRTLALRPRHLPVVASLLDEDLEAAATDVPGDATSAYARQAASRMESEYRRTATTLRDAGALVVRAPARGFGAAALNVYLDVKARGRL; encoded by the coding sequence GTGAGCCCAGGGCGCCCCGTCCCCAGCGGCCTCGCCGTGGCGCTGTTCGCCGGAGCGCTGGTGCCCGCCGCGCTCGCGGTGGCGAGCCCCGCCTTCGGGTGGCTGGCGCTCGCGGTGGACGTGGCCGTCCTGCTCCTGTGCGCGGTGGACTTCCTGCGCGCGCCGCGGGCCCATGACGTCGACGCGCGCCGCGAGGTGGAGCCCATCCTCTCCTCCGGCGTGGACAACACCGTGCGCTGGGAGTTGCGTTCGCGCACGGACCGGCCCGTGCGCGGCGAGCTGCGCGACGAGCCGCCCCTGGACGTGGAGAGCCACGGCCACCGTCAGCCCTTCACGCTGGAGCCGAAGGACGCCGCGCGCCTGACGTACCGCGTGCACCCTCCCTCCCGGGGCGACGCGCGCTTTGGCGACGTGAACCTGCGCCTGATGGGGCCCCTGGGCCTGTGCTCGCGGCAGGTGCGGCTGCCCGCGGGCCAGGACGTGAAGGTGTATCCGGACCTGCGCGCCCTTTCGCGGGAAGCGCTGACGCTGGCGCGCGCGGCGGAGGCCGTGTCCGCGCGCACGCTCCTGCGCAAGTCCGTGGAGGGCCGCGAGTTCGAGTCGCTGCGCGAGTACCGCCCCGGCGACGACTACCGGCACATCGACTGGAAGTCCTCCGCGCGCCACGGCCACACGCTGGTGCGCACGTGGCAGCCGGAGCGCAACCAGCCGGTGCTGCTGCTTTTGGACTGCGGCCGTCACATGGCGGGCCGGGTGCAGGGCCGCCGGAAGCTGGACCACGCGGTGGACGCGGCGCTCCGGCTGGCGCGCGTGAGCCTGGACGCGGGGGACGTGGTGGGCGTGCTCGCGTTCGCCAGCGACGTGCGCGCCTTCCTGCCCCCGCGAAAGGGCGCGGAGCACCTGCGCCTCATCACCGAGTCCCTCTACCGCGCGGAGGCCGGCCTGGAGGAGAGCGACTACGGCCGCGCGTTCGACTTCGCCTTCGCCCGCCAGACGCGCCGCGCGCTGGTGGTGCTCTTCACGGACCTGGTGGATCCGGACGCGTCCTCGGCGCTCCTCACGCGCACGCTGGCCCTGCGCCCCCGGCACCTGCCCGTCGTCGCGTCACTGCTGGACGAGGACCTGGAGGCCGCCGCCACGGACGTGCCCGGCGACGCGACGTCCGCCTACGCGCGGCAGGCCGCCTCCCGCATGGAGTCCGAGTACCGCCGCACCGCCACCACGCTGCGCGACGCGGGGGCGCTGGTGGTGCGCGCGCCGGCACGCGGCTTCGGCGCCGCTGCACTCAACGTGTACCTGGACGTGAAGGCGCGCGGGCGGCTCTGA
- a CDS encoding AAA family ATPase: MSDATPLSRLLDALGSAVVGQPRVLADLVTAFLARGHVLLEGVPGVAKTLTARSMAGALGLSFSRVQFTPDLMPADILGTNVFQPQAQTFRLMKGPVFTEVLVADEINRTPPKTQAALLEAMEERQVTIDGVTHALPPHFFVVATQNPLELEGTYPLPEAQLDRFLMRVRVGYPDGDAEEALLRAFHQREGRPPAVSRVLDAATLTELQDRAARVACDDSILQYVVQLVRDTRAHPRVRLGASPRAAQALLAAAKAHAALRGTDFVTPDDVKAVTPSVLNHRLLLKAEAEVEGVTADDVLKQLLERVRVPR, translated from the coding sequence ATGTCCGACGCCACGCCCCTCTCCCGCCTCCTCGACGCGCTGGGCTCGGCCGTCGTGGGCCAGCCCCGCGTGCTGGCCGACCTGGTGACGGCCTTCCTCGCGCGCGGCCACGTGCTGCTGGAGGGTGTGCCCGGGGTCGCCAAGACGCTCACCGCGCGCAGCATGGCGGGGGCGCTGGGCCTGTCCTTCTCCCGCGTGCAGTTCACCCCGGACCTGATGCCCGCGGACATCCTGGGCACCAACGTCTTCCAGCCCCAGGCGCAGACCTTCCGCCTGATGAAGGGCCCCGTCTTCACGGAGGTCCTGGTCGCGGATGAAATCAACCGCACGCCGCCCAAGACGCAGGCCGCACTGCTGGAGGCCATGGAGGAGCGGCAGGTCACCATCGATGGCGTCACCCACGCGCTGCCGCCGCACTTCTTCGTCGTCGCCACGCAGAACCCGCTGGAGCTGGAGGGCACCTATCCCCTCCCCGAGGCGCAGCTGGACCGCTTCCTCATGCGCGTGCGCGTGGGCTACCCGGATGGCGACGCGGAAGAGGCCCTCCTGCGCGCCTTCCACCAGCGCGAGGGCCGGCCGCCCGCCGTGTCCCGCGTGCTGGACGCCGCGACGCTGACGGAGTTGCAGGACCGCGCCGCGCGCGTCGCGTGTGACGACTCCATCCTCCAGTACGTGGTGCAGCTCGTGCGCGACACCCGCGCCCATCCCCGCGTGCGGCTGGGCGCGAGCCCCCGCGCCGCGCAGGCCCTGCTCGCGGCGGCCAAGGCACACGCGGCGCTCCGGGGCACCGACTTCGTCACCCCGGACGACGTGAAGGCCGTCACGCCGAGCGTCCTCAACCACCGCCTCCTCCTCAAGGCCGAGGCGGAGGTGGAGGGCGTCACCGCGGACGACGTGCTGAAGCAGCTGCTCGAACGGGTGCGAGTGCCCCGGTGA
- a CDS encoding peptidylprolyl isomerase, which yields MARLPAAVSAGLLLVSACVRSVPAPDVTPPPVEPARLIEQIQDWEDRRSLGGGELVRLATSAPDGVVRVRALRALARIQDVETLEAVLVGLTAPRNAVREEAAFAAGELAQSWEPLPEAARTALTEALVRAEASEAYARVRNTLLESLGKLATPGAVEVLTARLSPANGPWSASAATALGVAARKAGPEAVANVPLETIRALLDPRLRSEVNVAGAYLLAASKRLDGVDALRSCVANPITDVMAPCVKSLGDLGSPRDALALNRMLGHATSRASAEVARALAKLAAKCEAGPPCEPLLALEGQVYRAKQVAEGKAAQGHALLAVAQQGLPLQGRPVLSRMRSALAEADRAAVSDEARADLAWLDCRFAAAMDRQQGPLEQVRQCGYGRVPEARWLALGLHEVAQFKGPPTGAAFAVPYLDHVSAIVRGAALDALSERPVPEAMAPIRALIGGGDAVVAGLAAAAAGKLKDAEALTAVQALADRVPKEPDLAEAVAGALVALQGKAAEPRLREWLAHPHANVRRVAAESLTSLTGARVRSARVELPPETYRPPAAPSGTTLTLRTRKGDITVLLDPEAPLTGGNLVALAKQGYFRGITFHRVVPDFVAQGGDPRGDGEGGPGYSIRCEMTRRTYARGTVGMALSGKDTGGSQFFFTHSPQPHLDGRYTAFGEVVRGMDVVDALLEGTIIDDVIVRTRAP from the coding sequence ATGGCCCGCCTGCCCGCCGCCGTGTCCGCCGGACTCCTCCTCGTGAGCGCCTGTGTCCGCTCGGTGCCGGCGCCCGACGTGACTCCGCCCCCGGTCGAGCCCGCCCGGCTCATCGAGCAAATCCAGGACTGGGAGGACCGCCGCTCGCTGGGAGGCGGTGAGCTGGTGCGGCTCGCCACCTCCGCGCCGGATGGGGTCGTGCGCGTGCGCGCCCTCCGGGCCCTGGCGCGGATCCAGGACGTGGAGACGCTGGAGGCCGTCCTCGTCGGGCTGACGGCGCCGCGCAATGCCGTGCGCGAAGAGGCCGCCTTCGCGGCGGGTGAGCTGGCGCAGTCGTGGGAGCCGCTTCCGGAGGCCGCACGGACGGCGCTCACGGAAGCGCTGGTGCGCGCCGAGGCCTCGGAAGCCTACGCCCGGGTGCGCAACACGCTGCTGGAGTCCCTGGGCAAGCTGGCCACGCCTGGCGCCGTGGAGGTGCTGACGGCCCGGCTGTCTCCGGCCAATGGCCCCTGGTCCGCGTCCGCGGCGACGGCGTTGGGCGTGGCCGCGCGCAAGGCCGGGCCCGAGGCCGTGGCGAACGTCCCCCTGGAGACGATCCGCGCGCTGCTGGATCCCCGCTTGCGGAGCGAGGTGAACGTCGCCGGGGCGTACCTCCTGGCGGCGTCGAAGCGGCTGGACGGCGTGGATGCGCTCCGCTCCTGCGTGGCCAATCCGATAACGGATGTGATGGCCCCGTGCGTGAAGAGCCTGGGCGACCTGGGCAGCCCGCGGGACGCGCTGGCGCTGAACCGGATGTTGGGCCATGCCACGTCCCGCGCGTCGGCGGAGGTGGCGCGTGCGCTGGCGAAGCTCGCCGCGAAGTGCGAGGCCGGCCCGCCCTGTGAGCCGCTGCTCGCGCTGGAAGGCCAGGTGTACCGGGCGAAGCAGGTCGCGGAGGGAAAGGCGGCCCAGGGCCACGCGTTGCTGGCGGTGGCGCAGCAGGGACTTCCGCTCCAGGGCCGGCCGGTGTTGTCGCGCATGAGGAGTGCGCTGGCGGAAGCAGACCGCGCCGCCGTGTCCGACGAAGCCCGCGCGGACCTCGCCTGGCTGGACTGCCGTTTCGCGGCGGCCATGGACCGGCAGCAGGGCCCGCTGGAGCAGGTGCGCCAGTGCGGCTACGGCCGCGTCCCCGAAGCCCGATGGCTCGCGCTGGGACTGCACGAGGTGGCGCAGTTCAAGGGACCGCCCACCGGCGCCGCGTTCGCGGTGCCCTACCTGGACCACGTGAGCGCCATCGTGCGCGGCGCCGCGCTGGACGCCCTCTCCGAGCGCCCCGTGCCCGAGGCGATGGCGCCCATCCGCGCGCTCATCGGAGGAGGGGACGCGGTGGTGGCGGGGCTGGCCGCGGCCGCCGCCGGCAAGCTGAAGGACGCCGAGGCCCTGACCGCGGTGCAGGCTTTGGCCGACCGCGTCCCCAAGGAGCCGGACCTGGCGGAGGCGGTGGCCGGCGCGCTGGTCGCGTTGCAGGGAAAGGCCGCGGAACCCCGCCTGCGCGAATGGCTGGCGCATCCGCACGCGAACGTGCGCCGGGTCGCGGCCGAGTCCCTCACGTCCCTCACGGGCGCTCGGGTCCGTTCCGCCCGCGTGGAGCTGCCTCCGGAGACGTACCGTCCGCCCGCCGCGCCCTCCGGCACGACGCTCACGCTGCGCACGCGCAAGGGCGACATCACCGTCCTGTTGGATCCGGAAGCGCCGCTCACGGGCGGCAACCTGGTGGCGCTCGCGAAGCAGGGCTACTTCCGGGGCATCACCTTCCACCGCGTGGTGCCGGACTTCGTCGCGCAGGGCGGAGACCCGCGCGGAGACGGGGAGGGTGGCCCCGGCTACTCCATCCGCTGCGAGATGACGCGCCGGACGTATGCGCGGGGCACGGTGGGCATGGCGCTGTCGGGCAAGGACACCGGCGGCAGCCAGTTCTTCTTCACCCACTCACCGCAGCCGCACCTGGATGGCCGCTACACGGCCTTCGGTGAAGTGGTTCGAGGCATGGACGTGGTGGACGCGCTCCTGGAGGGCACGATCATCGACGACGTCATCGTCCGCACCCGCGCCCCCTGA
- a CDS encoding HD domain-containing phosphohydrolase yields the protein MARILVVDDDVLILAALSRILQAEGYEVVTHSDPVVAAREQGFDVVLTDFMMPYLNGIELLSALREKNPRAVRLMLTAAADFKTASEAVNRGEVFRLLGKPWALSELTSSIRQAFEHHRLVAVNERLTREVAEKNAELLAINEGLERRVMERTTGLLDGLISALDYRDTETQWHSRRVSLYARRLAQEIGLTGPALDVVEQGALLHDIGKIGVRDSILLKPGPLTPDEWVEMKLHPEFGYRMLAKMPYLHEAALIVLQHQERWDGKGYPLGLKGEEIVIGARIFCLVDTLDAITSDRPYRKGRPMSVARDEVRRCAGTQFDPMLADAFLGLPETEWARIRREVEEMEEAEGHRWTGAKLDANGQPVPARAAGA from the coding sequence ATGGCCCGAATCCTCGTGGTGGACGACGACGTGCTCATCCTCGCGGCGCTGTCCCGGATCCTCCAGGCGGAGGGTTACGAGGTCGTGACACACAGCGACCCGGTGGTGGCGGCGCGGGAGCAGGGGTTCGACGTCGTGCTGACGGACTTCATGATGCCGTACCTCAACGGCATCGAGCTGCTGTCGGCGCTCCGGGAGAAGAACCCGCGCGCGGTGCGGCTGATGCTGACGGCGGCGGCGGACTTCAAGACGGCGTCGGAGGCGGTGAACCGGGGCGAGGTCTTCCGCCTGCTGGGCAAGCCGTGGGCGCTGAGCGAGCTGACCAGCAGCATCCGGCAGGCCTTCGAGCACCACCGGCTGGTGGCGGTCAACGAGCGGCTGACGCGCGAGGTGGCGGAGAAGAACGCGGAGCTGCTGGCCATCAACGAGGGGCTGGAGCGCCGGGTGATGGAGCGCACCACGGGCCTTCTGGACGGGCTCATCAGCGCGCTGGACTACCGCGACACGGAGACGCAGTGGCACTCGCGGCGCGTGTCGCTGTACGCGCGGCGGCTGGCGCAGGAGATCGGCCTCACCGGACCCGCGCTGGACGTCGTGGAACAAGGCGCGCTCCTGCACGACATCGGGAAGATTGGCGTGCGCGACTCCATCCTGCTCAAGCCCGGGCCGCTCACGCCGGACGAATGGGTGGAGATGAAGCTGCACCCGGAGTTCGGCTACCGGATGCTGGCGAAGATGCCGTACCTGCACGAGGCGGCGCTCATCGTCCTGCAACACCAGGAGCGCTGGGACGGCAAGGGCTACCCGCTGGGGCTCAAGGGCGAGGAGATCGTCATCGGGGCGCGCATCTTCTGCCTCGTGGACACGCTGGACGCCATCACCTCCGACCGGCCCTATCGCAAGGGGCGCCCCATGAGCGTGGCGCGCGACGAGGTCCGCCGCTGCGCGGGCACGCAGTTCGATCCGATGCTCGCGGACGCGTTCCTCGGTCTGCCGGAGACGGAGTGGGCCCGCATCCGCCGCGAGGTGGAGGAGATGGAAGAGGCGGAGGGCCACCGCTGGACGGGCGCGAAGCTCGACGCGAACGGACAGCCCGTGCCCGCGCGCGCCGCCGGGGCCTGA